Genomic DNA from Niabella ginsenosidivorans:
CCTCCATTTCTTTATAAAAATAGCTTTCATGCTCAAAAAGGTTATCGGCTATTTTAATAGCGGAATACTGTTTGAATACAGGAGTAACAAATCTTTTGGCAAAGCAGATATAAATGGTTTGTGCTAAAACAGAATTGATCAAAACCGTTCTCAGAAAAGTAGATTTACCAGACATGTTGGAACCCGTAATAAAAATATTTTCCCCTTCTGTGTGAAACGAACATGGTACAGGATCTTCAATCAACGGGTGATAAGCCCCGCTAAACAGCAGCTCTTTTTTATGGTCAACAAATTCCGGTATACAGGTTGTATAACGGGTATCGTTGAGAAGAGATGCACAGCTTATTGCCACATCAATCGCTCCTATAAATTTATAAATCACTTCAAAGGCTTCCTGGTTGTGCATGGCCATTCTATAACTTTTATTCAATGCCAGCGGCTCAATCAAAAAGAAGCCTTTGACCAGTTCAAACAACAACAGTAATACCATTGAAAGGTCGTCCGATGCCGTGGGAGCGCCTAAGAACCGGTAAAATCCGCGAATAGCCTTTACGCTGTCAATGCTGTTTTTTATTTCAGCTCTGTTCCTGAGAGGCAACTCCGTTTCCAGCAGTTGCCGGGCGCAACCAATGGTGGCAAATGCCTCAGACACGGTTTGTATACGCCCCTGGCTCCGGTTCCGGTGTATAAAATGGACAAGCATATTTATAAAAAACAGGAAAATCAGAACGGGGAAAAGGGCCGGAAGAAAAAAAGTAAGAACCGTTAGCGTAACTGCTGCAAGGGACAGGGTCTTATAAACCGGGCGTTCTTTCTCCGGTATACGTCCGGGATCAAACAGATCAACAATAAAACAGGTGCCGTTTTGTTCCAGCTGATACAGCTGATATTGAACTGCTTCTCTTGAACGTTGGTCTTAAGAAAAGTATCCGGTAAGAACATGGGCTTCTTTTAAGGCATCAACAGTATTGGTAGGGTGTATCATTTTATGAAACAGGTATTGCTGCCCCATACCGGTTATCGTCCGGTCTGTACAGGCAAACAAATCTTCAATATCAATATCAGAAAGGGTCTGGCTGGTAAGCCGGTGAAAACAGGTATCGTTGTTAATGGCTGCATAACGACTGATGCGATCAAAGTTCCGTCGTTTTTCTATCGGCCCCCCCCAGGAAGCTTTTATTTTATCGGTAATTTTCCTGCGCCTGCCTGTAAATAGACCCATAATTGCAATTTAAACCACAATAAATAGATAAATGAATGAATTTTTCATTTTCATTTTTAAAAAATAAAAATCTATGGGTTAAACCAGCTATATTGCGCCTGATTGGCCAATTAAAGATCGTTTTATGAACAGGGAATTACCGGCAGCAGAACAACTGGAACTATTTCAAAGTATTCTTCAGATCAATAACAGTTATCTTGATTGGGAAAAAGTTCAGCATATGACCCTGAAGCCCGGCACCCTTTCCAATAAAGCAATATGGCAGGCGGCAACAGCGGCCAGGGAGCAGGGACCTACCAGAAAACTAATGATAGCAGACCGGCTTTTTTCCTGGTCTGTTCCCAATGATATGGAACAGGTATTACACGACCTGGATGTGCATATTGTGGGGGGCAGGGATATTGCAGCGGTAATGGAACACAAAAATAACCACCGGTACCTTATAAATGCGTTGATGGATGAAACCATGACCTCTGCACAGCTGGCGGGGTTTGCCGTTACAAAAAAAATTGCCAGGGAACTGTTGCTGAAAAAGAAAACAACAGCCAATGCAACAGAGCAGGTGCTGGTAAACCTTTATAAAAGCCTGCAAAAAGTAAAGGAATGGGAACAACAGCCCTTTACTGAGGCGCGGTTGCTGGAACTGCACCAGTTGCTTACAAAAGATACGATCCAGCTAAAGGGCATCGGGCGCTATCGTACCAACAATAAATTTGACAGTTCCGGTATTGAGGAAGGGGCCGCTTACAAAGCCATTGATGCAAAAGAAATAAGGAAATGGATGCAGTGGCTGGAGATGTTTATGAATGACAACAAAACTCCCTTTTATATTCATCCCCTCATAAAAGCCTGTATCATTGAATATCTGATAACCTATATCCGCCCT
This window encodes:
- a CDS encoding Fic family protein; translation: MNRELPAAEQLELFQSILQINNSYLDWEKVQHMTLKPGTLSNKAIWQAATAAREQGPTRKLMIADRLFSWSVPNDMEQVLHDLDVHIVGGRDIAAVMEHKNNHRYLINALMDETMTSAQLAGFAVTKKIARELLLKKKTTANATEQVLVNLYKSLQKVKEWEQQPFTEARLLELHQLLTKDTIQLKGIGRYRTNNKFDSSGIEEGAAYKAIDAKEIRKWMQWLEMFMNDNKTPFYIHPLIKACIIEYLITYIRPFKDANGRMARLLGYWYLLQQGYWVTAYMSVSNVIIKLKAQYHKAFVQAKHNEDIGYFIHFMLQSIRMAYRSLKDSLQRTNKEKDNNPFVKINGLNIRQAAALQWIKDDPEKIVTIRELRSGFGVSKETARTDLTALMEKGWLQFYHLNKKTYAFVKGALFDQLLHEKIS
- a CDS encoding MutS-related protein, producing the protein MLVHFIHRNRSQGRIQTVSEAFATIGCARQLLETELPLRNRAEIKNSIDSVKAIRGFYRFLGAPTASDDLSMVLLLLFELVKGFFLIEPLALNKSYRMAMHNQEAFEVIYKFIGAIDVAISCASLLNDTRYTTCIPEFVDHKKELLFSGAYHPLIEDPVPCSFHTEGENIFITGSNMSGKSTFLRTVLINSVLAQTIYICFAKRFVTPVFKQYSAIKIADNLFEHESYFYKEMEVIQEMILQQETPLNHLFLIDEIYKGTNTVERLALSLSVLRYLNNETNLVIASSHDLELVAYLKGIYKMYHFSEQIQGNRLIFDYRIREGAVHSRNAIKLAALEKYPSPVIEQAMEYAKHFSKGEP